Proteins found in one Silene latifolia isolate original U9 population unplaced genomic scaffold, ASM4854445v1 scaffold_20.1, whole genome shotgun sequence genomic segment:
- the LOC141638323 gene encoding uncharacterized protein LOC141638323, which translates to MRGDNAERRLFTPGGLSFMESLTLSLQKSKAGLMERYCLKKVNLVIIILIMGSLGFWNVRGMNKTSKQNEIKCCHKGGRIWLIWDPGMFMVSIQKGCGSFYTWTNKHEVGDKVYSRIDRVFTNEECLNVFPGSYANFLPEGLFDHCPCLINLEETIHNRKMPFKYFNMWASAPDFLETVQNSWGPEVRGNAMFTVVTKLKRLKKDLKALNKEQFSDIENLTRVAELSLEHYQTLLREDPLNERICQAESECAKEVRLLQQARTDYLQQKAKISWALDGDENSAVFHASIRKRRRKNKLFQVKDMWGKLRSKNEEIKQAFEEYYISLLGTSMPVSHVNKKIVSQGHALQCITVRF; encoded by the exons ATGAGGGGAGACAATGCTGAAAGGAGGCTGTTTACTCCTGGGGGGTTGTCCTTTATGGAGTCCCTTACTCTTTCTCTCCAAAAGTCTAAAGCAGGTTTGATGGAAAGGTATTGTTTGAAAAAGGTGAATCTAGTCATCATCATACTGATAATGGGTAGCTTGGGGTTTTGGAATGTTCGAGGGATGAATAAGACTAGTAAGCAGAATGAAATAAAATG CTGTCACAAAGGTGGTAGGATTTGGCTGATATGGGATCCTGGTATGTTTATGGTGTCCATTCAGAAG GGGTGTGGTTCATTTTATACTTGGACAAATAAGCATGAAGTTGGGGATAAGGTGTATAGTAGGATTGATAGAGTGTTCACTAATGAAGAATGTTTGAATGTCTTTCCTGGCAGCTATGCAAACTTCCTTCCTGAAGGTTTGTTTGATCATTGCCCCTGCCTGATTAACCTTGAGGAAACCATTCATAATAGGAAGATGCCTTTtaaatatttcaatatgtgggcTAGTGCACCTGATTTTCTGGAAACTGTTCAAAATAGTTGGGGACCTGAAGTTAGGGGCAATGCCATGTTTACAGTGGTGACAAAACTCAAGAGATTGAAAAAGGATTTGAAGGCACTGAACAAGGAACAGTTTAGTGACATTGAGAACCTCACTCGTGTTGCTGAGCTCTCCTTGGAGCACTACCAAACCTTGCTCAGAGAGGATCCTCTTAATGAGAGGATTTGTCAGGCTGAGAGTGAGTGTGCCAAAGAGGTCAGACTACTGCAACAGGCTAGAACTGATTACCTTCAACAGAAAGCAAAGATTTCGTGGGCCTTAGATGGTGATGAAAACTCAGCTGTCTTTCATGCCAGTATCAGAAAGAGAAGGAGGAAAAATAAACTTTTTCAGGTGAAGGACATGTGGGGTAAGTTACGCTCTAAAAATGAGGAGATTAAACAGGCTTTTGAGGAGTACTATATCTCTCTGTTGGGCACCTCTATGCCAGTTTCTCATGTGAACAAGAAGATTGTCAGCCAGGGGCATGCCTTACAATGCATCACTGTGAGGTTTTGA